Proteins encoded together in one Coffea arabica cultivar ET-39 chromosome 2c, Coffea Arabica ET-39 HiFi, whole genome shotgun sequence window:
- the LOC140035677 gene encoding uncharacterized protein — protein sequence MACPRRIYQLLIPSTEVQQWPTFMLPSELNQVAQFLGPIGDFKQIKSNNYLVEALVHLWDPECTAFRIGNRQMTITLEEVAGLLGLPTRGTALVFPFASDKAEFCQIIGLKESVLRGSDQGVAVNILFERFAPRDGFERHVTDFVFTSKAVWERKRLLVYGVVMAGTYLFPRKDQKIAFKSAKIVNDLFLGIQGKQCSIVPTILADIFLACTGCRKGEKFFHGANLVLYIWATGHFKRQASVADSLLVVGYNWVVTHPKRVNEGDLPKNASECVDYLETLQDFNIR from the coding sequence ATGGCTTGCCCTCGCCGCATCTACCAATTGTTAATACCGTCAACTGAGGTTCAACAATGGCCCACCTTCATGTTACCTAGTGAACTGAATCAAGTAGCCCAATTTTTAGGACCAATTGGAGACTTTAAGCAGATCAAATCCAACAATTATTTGGTAGAGGCTTTAGTTCATCTTTGGGACCCCGAGTGTACTGCTTTTAGAATAGGCAATAGGCAAATGACTATAACACTCGAAGAAGTAGCTGGCCTCCTTGGTTTACCCACACGTGGAACTGCCTTGGTGTTTCCATTTGCTTCCGACAAGGccgaattttgtcaaattataggATTGAAAGAGTCCGTACTACGAGGGTCAGATCAGGGCGTCGCCGTGAATATTCTGTTTGAACGATTTGCGCCACGCGATGGATTCGAGAGGCATGTGACGGATTTTGTGTTCACTTCCAAAGCCGTATGGGAGCGCAAAAGGCTACTAGTATATGGGGTAGTTATGGCTGGGACCTATCTCTTTCCGCGAAAAGATCAAAAGATAGCCTTTAAATCAGCAAAAATTGTGAATGACCTTTTCTTAGGAATTCAGGGTAAGCAATGTTCTATAGTCCCGACCATTCTCGCAGATATTTTCTTAGCTTGTACTGGTTGTCGAAAGGGAGAAAAGTTTTTCCATGGGGCGAACTTGGTTTTATACATATGGGCTACGGGACATTTTAAGAGACAAGCATCAGTTGCCGATAGTTTGCTGGTGGTTGGATATAATTGGGTAGTCACACATCCCAAAAGAGTCAACGAGGGAGATCTACCTAAGAACGCATCCGAATGTGTGGACTACTTGGAAACATTGCAAGATTTCAACATTAGGTGA